From Mustela erminea isolate mMusErm1 chromosome 1, mMusErm1.Pri, whole genome shotgun sequence, a single genomic window includes:
- the LOC116580526 gene encoding LOW QUALITY PROTEIN: heterogeneous nuclear ribonucleoprotein L-like (The sequence of the model RefSeq protein was modified relative to this genomic sequence to represent the inferred CDS: inserted 3 bases in 2 codons): protein MVEADLVAALQEFGPISYVVVMPKKRQALVEFEDVLGACNAVNYAADNQIYIAGHPAFVNYSTGQKISYPGDSDDSWSVNSVVLFTILNPIYSITTDVLYTICNPCGPVQRIVIFRKNGVQAMVEFDXVQSAQRAKASLNGADIYSGCCTLKIEYAKPTHLNVFKNDQDTWDYTNPNLSGQGDAGSNPNKRQRQPPLLGDHPTEYGGPHGGYHSHYRDEGYGPPPSHXEGRRMGPPVGGHCWGPSRYGPQYGHPPPPPPPPEFGPHADSPVLMVYGLDQSKMNCDRVFNVFCLYSNVEKVKFMKSKPGAAMVEMADGYAVDQAITHLNNNFMFGQKLNVCVSKQPAIMPGQSYGLEDGSCSYKDFSESRNNRFSTPEQAAKNCIQHLSNMLHFFNAALEVTENFFEICDELGVKRPSSVKVFSGKSERSSSGLLEWESKSDALETLGFLNHYQMKNPNGPYPYTLKLCFSTAQHAS from the exons ATGGTGGAAGCTGACCTTGTGGCAGCCTTGCAGGAATTTGGACCCATCAGCTATGTGGTAGTAATGCCTAAAAAGAGACAAGCATTGGTGGAGTTTGAAGACGTGTTGGGGGCTTGCAACGCCGTGAACTATGCGGCCGACAACCAGATCTACATTGCTGGCCACCCAGCTTTTGTCAATTACTCTACCGGCCAGAAGATCTCCTACCCTGGGGACTCGGATGACTCCTGGAGCGTCAACAGTGTGGTTCTCTTTACCATTCTGAACCCGATCTATTCCATTACCACGGATGTTCTTTATACTATCTGCAATCCTTGTGGTCCTGTCCAGAGAATTGTTATTTTCCGGAAGAATGGAGTCCAGGCCATGGTGGAATTTGA TGTGCAGAGTGCCCAGCGGGCAAAGGCCTCGCTCAATGGGGCTGACATTTATTCAGGCTGCTGTACTCTGAAGATTGAATATGCGAAGCCCACACACTTGAATGTATTCAAGAATGATCAGGATACTTGGGACTACACAAACCCCAATCTCAGTGGACAAGGTGATGCTGGCAGCAACCCTAATAAACGCCAGAGACAGCCCCCTCTCCTGGGAGATCATCCCACAGAATATGGAGGGCCCCACGGTGGGTACCACAGCCATTACCGTGATGAGGGCTACGGGCCCCCCCCATCTC TAGAAGGGAGAAGGATGGGCCCACCAGTGGGGGGTCACTGTTGGGGCCCAAGTCGCTACGGCCCCCAGTatgggcaccccccaccccctcccccaccacccgaGTTTGGCCCCCATGCTGACAGCCCTGTGCTCATGGTCTATGGCTTGGATCAATCTAAGATGAACTGTGATCGGGTCTTCAATGTTTTCTGCTTGTATAGCAATGTGGAGAAGGTGAAATTCATGAAAAGCAAGCCAGGGGCCGCCATGGTGGAGATGGCTGATGGCTATGCTGTGGACCAGGCCATTACTCACCTCAACAACAACTTCATGTTCGGGCAGAAGCTGAATGTCTGTGTCTCCAAGCAACCAGCCATCATGCCCGGGCAGTCCTATGGGCTAGAAGACGGGTCGTGCAGTTACAAAGACTTCAGCGAATCCAGGAACAATCGGTTTTCTACCCCAGAGCAGGCAGCCAAGAACTGCATCCAGCACCTGAGCAACATGCTGCACTTCTTCAATGCTGCTCTGGAGGTGACTGAGAACTTCTTCGAGATCTGCGACGAGCTGGGAGTGAAACGGCCATCTTCTGTGAAAGTATTCTCAGGCAAAAGTGAGCGTAGCTCCTCTGGGCTGCTGGAGTGGGAATCCAAGAGTGATGCCCTGGAGACTTTGGGCTTCCTGAATCATTACCAGATGAAAAACCCAAATGGTCCATATCCTTACACTCTGAAGTTGTGTTTCTCCACCGCTCAGCACGCCTCCTAA